One Cynocephalus volans isolate mCynVol1 chromosome 5, mCynVol1.pri, whole genome shotgun sequence DNA window includes the following coding sequences:
- the LOC134378912 gene encoding non-structural maintenance of chromosomes element 3 homolog: protein SPGRVPRVASGGVAEEAPSTSRGPGGSQEALGSASQAAPSAGPRTQKQLELKAAELVQFLLVKDRKKIPVRRTDVMKHVVGDYKDLFPDLPRLAAQRLQYVFGYQLVELEPESNPYILMDALEPVEEDAEVRGDQGTPTTGLLRMALGLIFMKGNTIKETEVWDFLRRLGVYPTKKHLIWGDPKKLITEDFVRQRYLESRRIPHTDPVDYEFQWGPRTNLETSKRKVLKFVAKVHNQDPKACEALSDEEKRARPAPEPSGRAPSS from the coding sequence AGCCCCGGCCGCGTCCCCCGGGTCGCAAGCGGTGGCGTCGCTGAGGAGGCCCCGAGCACGTCCCGCGGGCCGGGCGGCTCGCAGGAGGCCCTGGGCTCCGCGTCGCAGGCCGCCCCCTCCGCGGGTCCCAGGACCCAGAAGCAGCTAGAGCTGAAGGCGGCCGAGCTGGTGCAGTTCTTGCTGGTTAAGGACCGGAAGAAGATCCCGGTCAGGCGGACCGACGTAATGAAGCACGTCGTCGGAGACTACAAGGACCTCTTCCCGGACCTCCCCAGACTGGCTGCCCAGCGCCTCCAGTACGTCTTCGGGTACCAGCTGGTGGAGCTTGAGCCCGAGAGCAACCCCTACATCCTGATGGACGCCCTGGAACCCGTGGAGGAGGATGCCGAGGTGAGGGGCGATCAGGGCACACCCACCACCGGCCTCCTGAGGATGGCTCTAGGGCTTATCTTTATGAAGGGCAACACTATCAAGGAGACCGAAGTCTGGGACTTTCTGCGGCGGTTGGGGGTGTACCCCACCAAGAAGCACTTAATTTGGGGGGATCCAAAGAAACTCATTACTGAAGACTTTGTGCGGCAGCGTTACCTGGAGTCCCGGCGGATACCCCACACTGATCCTGTAGACTATGAATTCCAGTGGGGCCCGCGAACCAACCTAGAAACCAGCAAAAGGAAAGTTCTCAAGTTTGTGGCCAAAGTGCATAATCAAGACCCCAAGGCCTGTGAAGCTTTGTCAGATGAGGAGAAGAGGGCCCGACCTGCGCCTGAGCCTAGTGGCCGAGCCCCATCCTCTTGA